CAGGTGCATTATAACCAGAAGCCTAACGAGATAGTCCAAAGATTTAGATTTAATTCGAGGACTAGAGCAGCAAATGAAACCGTGACTGAGTATGTGGCAGTGCTACGACAGCTCGCTCAACATTGCAACTAcggtgtttatttgaaagagatGCTACGCGACAGGCTCGTGTGTGGCATAGAAGACGATCGCATACAGCAGAGATTGTTGGCGGATCCTGAGCTGACGTTCGAGAAAGCCTTGAAACTCAGCTTTTGCGGCGTCAGATCATTCCATTCCTGAGGGAAATAGCTGTGTTCCAAAGGGAAACTTTCAGGACTTTGCAAAACCTGCTCCCGACAATGCAAAACCATCCGTGACTGGCAACCCACCTCCAGGCACGCCAGTACAGTAACAACAGCAGGCCGCAGAGAAGTGTGTCCAAGCCAACTTATTTCAAGGACTATGAGTGTTGAATGATTCGTTGTCAATTTCAATTTTTATTGAttgttaaaagaaaaataattgaCAGTCAGTCTACTTTTATAATTGACATAATCTACTTTTATAATTGACAGTCTACTTTTATAATTTACATAGTCTACTTTTATTTCAGTATCATGTTTAAATAAGACACGTGGTTAATTGTAGTTTTGTGCAGGAAATTGATTTACATCTCAAGACGTATATTGTGTTAGTATTTGTTCTTCACTAAAAGAAGCACAGCTTAAGGGGGGAATGTAGTAGTTGGGGAATGTTATCTCTGTCTTGTTAAGAATGTTCCCTAGGTGGGAGCATAAGCTCAGCTAAGTACAAGGTAAAATTAAACACTTTGCAGTGCAGTTATTGTATGTAGGTGACTTCCATGCCGTGTTTAGTAAACCAAGATAAAAGTTACCCCGCTGTCCGCCTATCCTTTAATAATACAGAGGCTATTACAAACATGCAATATTCTATAAACATATATAACGGTAAATACACGTCACCCCATTGGCGTTGTTAGCTTAAGCTATATTAGGTATGACAGTAAAAATGTAAACTTCATAAAATATATCCCAATGCCACTGTTACTGGCATGAGGACTGATGGCTAaccaaatctaaaaaaaaaattgtcccggtgataaaacatttttgtaatgGATGTGCATGGGAACAAGTGCGACACATTTTGGGACATTTTTACCCGGACTACCGAAGATAGAACACTACAAAATCCTTGTTTTTCGATATTTAAAAACGTGGGAAATCCCTCACTGCATGGGCTATCAATAAGATTTGCCATTGACATAAAGTGACACAAgccttggcagtgtgatgttcactACACATTAATGGCAAACCGATACTTTATTTAATTTCTAATGTATTGTTCTgtggtgtgttatgtgtttgtgagcttgTTATCTACTTGTTTGTGAGCTTGTGCAGTTATCTATCCCAGGGAATTAAACATGTCACCGTTTGGAAGTTGACTTGTGCACATGGTCATCTAGCAGTGGTGTGGTTGCATTAAGTCATGTATGGCATGCCAACTACAGTAAGAGTGGAGCAGTGATGATTGAGACGCAGTAAGTTGAAGATGTCTGTCCGAGTTGCTGACAAACCTGAATTCCTGACATTTTGTTGCAGTATTCTCAGCCTGCATGAAAATTGGGCGAAAAATCTGTTTTCAAATGTGCCCTAGCTTTTATACAGACTCCTTTGAGTCCACACCACCACAACTATTGTTAAGATTTCACTTTGCTCATGCTGTTGAACATTCCCTTGCCTGTTCCACCTCTCAGCCCAGATGCTATCTGTTGACAGGGATCCCCATACCTCACTATGAGCCAGATAGGCAAAAACACTAAAGCTATACAATAACTTCCTGTTTAATACTGTTGTGCCAACAATATGCAGAAAACGTGGTCTGCAAGTCTTTGTCACTGGACAAACAGGGTGCTGAAGGTTTGCATGATACAGGGGGGAATTATTTATTGGTTTACACATTCATTACAAATAAATATGATGACTGATAAGAGCACTGATGGCTGATATTTCTCCTGCAGAGGCTTCAAAACTCAGTCAGCAAAGTACTCCTGGACTCCTGAACTGTTGCAGTGTCATCTGTTTGATTTATTACTGGGCCATGATGCCAGTTTTGATCGATTTGAGAGATCTTTAAGTGCTATGAAATCCTTCTGGAAACTTCCAACCATcacaaagattttttttttttcattcaaatgTCTATGTGCAAGACTACTGGCCCACAGGTCCTGCATTACAAGAATCGAATGCCTGCTCCAAACTGCACACCGTCACATAtcctgaagaaaagaaagggttATCAGCATCTACGCCAATAGCTGCAATTGTTCTTATACCTGAGGCTGCTAAAAGCTAGTGTACATGTTACATAATATAGGCACCAATAATATTGTCAAATATGTTGACCTGACTGTCTCATCCAACAAACAAGCTCAACGGTTACCTGTCTCCAGTCTGGACACCCATGGGAATGCAATAGTTCAGTTCTAGACGGGCGATGTTCCCGAGGCGCAAGACGATACCCGCTCCATAGGACCAGCGGATACACTCTGCCAATTTCTTTAGGTGCGCCCGCGGCCCCTCACCTGGACAATGAGCAGAGGTTACTGACATTAACCCAGTAATACCACCACAAAGGACTGATGATAGTTTATTCCTACTGATTGAGTGCTGGATATACTGCCGTTTTTCACAAGGATGAGGACAATCGCCGTTTTtgcaaaaaatacattttaaaccaATATGGTGGCAATTTCCCCACATAATTAACTTCCTGTGCAAGCTACTCACCATAATTGAGGTTACATAAATTCCCAGCATTCAGGAAGAAATGGGTCCTAAACAGGTCTCCAAAGCCACCTCTGCCTGGGCGGAAGGGCAGTGGGGTGTACAGATGGACTCCTCCAGCCCAGTAAGCTTCCCCACCAAGATAGTCGCCTGTCCACCAAAGGAATACGGCTCAGAAAAGGActgtttttcaaacattttacaaacaacaGCGCCTTTTGGATCATCCGTTTGAGGTGTTGCTGGTAAAATAACATCTGCAGTTTTGAATGTTTTGAGTGATATTTAGATGGATATTTTACACTCTAGTGATGGTCACGTAAAAGGTAGTCAGTATAATCTGTTCAATGAGGTTATAGATACACCATTTCACTAAGACAACTTGAAAAAAGGTCCAGAAGAGGCACGTTTTGTCATGATGTATAGACATGATGCTCTCAGGTGTTTAGAGGACAATGCAGACAACACATACCTTCACTCTGTGGCCCGATGCTGTACATGCTGAAACCTCTTACACTTGTGGGCCCACCCAGATAGAATCTGTACAAACAAATATATAGGTCATAATAAATCTAGAAAACAGTCTGTAATAAGTTCTCAAGCAAAGCATCAAGTGATTATCAGGAAACATGGAGCAGGTGAAAGGGGCGTGCAGACTTTCCAGCTAGACTGTATATCTTGTGGCTTACAAAAATATTCCAACTAATGTGAATAATTATGTTCATCAACCTTCCAATGGCACAGAATTGTACCTGTGCCCAGAAATACTACAGCTTAACAATCAACAGGTCTGGAAGACACTAGTTAAAGCACTAACCTGTCAGCAATGCTGGTGGGTTTGTCTCCAATAGGCAGTAGCATACCACCCCAGAGGGAGGTAGACAAGATCTACAACAGGtaagaaaaaaataactatAGAAAGCTATCCACTGCAAAAGTCCAGAAGATTCATGCCAATTAAAATGTGTTTCCTGGGATTCTGATGACATCAAGAGACCACTGGAACACTTATATGATTGtactaaaataaatgaatgtccAGGAAAATCTACATGATGCAAAGTGTTTTCTTTGCTACTCACCGAATCCCAGGGGAGACGCCTGTTGAGCTGGATTTCAAAGTCCTCCTTAAGGTAACTCACATCTCCTCCTGTGTACCCAGCCAGTTCCTAGAGTGCAATACAGCAAATATGTCTGGGCTTGGTATCTTTAAATGAGGCCTATTTAGTTATGTATTAAATATAGTTGTATACGTGCAGCTCTCATAGTTGTAACTAACCTGATTGATTTTGAGTAAGCCACCCTTCTTTGGTAGAATAGAAGACTGTCGCGTATCAATGACCATGGCGTGCTGTTAAAAAGAAATCCGTAGAGTTAAACAACGGCACAAATTACACACAGGGTTTGTCTATTCACTGCTCTTAATAGCCATACCCAATCAacactacataaaaaaaaaaaaatacataaatgttaGAACTATAAAAGTTATACCGAAAGGGAAGACTTTAACGAGTGGCCACTCTCCTCACGGACAGCAAAGGAGGCTGTGCGAGCCAGACAGCCCAGCTCCCTCCATGCTCCTTCCCACTTCAGAGTGTGGTTTGTCCACCAGACGGGAAACTAGGgaatagatgatgatgatgatgatgatgagagacatgcagagagagaactTGATTAACTGTACAAACTATGAAACACACCAATTGTTTAAATCAACAATCAGTATCAACTagcacaaaagaaaaacaagtgagGCATTAACTGGTAATATATTATCATGACGGTGAATCACTATGTGTTATCATTTATGTGATGGCCATGGATCATTGTAACAGTAACCCAATATACCTTAAGATCTGAGCAAAAACCACAAATATGTTTGAGTCTTTCTAAGTAGTTGCAAGCAACAACATCGACAGGTGTAAAACACAGTTcaaagcaatatacattttttttaaataaagtgcAAACAGAATGTAACAAAATGGTACTACTTACACTGACTTCTGTAGAAATCCCTCTATCAGTCTCCCTCAGTGAACTCCATGGGAACTGCCCAGTGACTTTATATAGATTGACAGCgaaactgaaacacaaacactgtcaatGGAACATACAAGCTGCACTGGATCATGATACATAGCAAGCCACTGGGGAAACGGATCCCCTTTGGTTATTCTAATACCATTACAGCACAAAGATGTTGTTTACAGCCTCATGTGAGTTTCTTTGAAAGCAAACACggtgacatcatcatcaccaccaccacatacTTGCGCTCAAAATTTCCTGGCTGGGGCTTAAAGAACGACAGGCCATATGACGTCTCTTTTGTGCCATAGGAGAACTGGAAGGTGAGCTTTTCTGCGCGCCCAAAAGCATTTGGAAGTTTAAGACCAAGCACCTGAAATCAGGGTGAAGAAAAAGAATCATATCATACACTGGTATTACACCAAGACATTGAGAATGTACTCAAAATTTCTAATGATTGAAAAATGATTTCTTCAACATACAATGTAAGTGCACACCCTAAGATGTTACCTTGAACTAGGTTGAAGCACAAGAGTGACGCGATACAAAATTAAGAAATGATGGATTAAGTATGGGGTCCCTTACCATGCTTCCTTCATTGTTCCCAACCATGGTATTGTAGCTGCCAGTCATCCGCCTCAGCTCCTTCACTTCAAAGGTCACATCCAGCCCATTCGGCAGTGCATCAGCACCTACAGAGGTAAAAATACTGTTGTAATACAAGAGTTCCGCCACAGAGAATATTTCTTTCTATGTGTCTCTTCACCCATTCTTACCTTGAGATGTGTCGATGACAACTTCAACTTTCCTGAATATTCCCATCCGCAGAAGTTTCTGCCTGGCTTCATGAGACTTCTTCATGACCTGTAGCATCATCATACTTAACAAAACTGCAGAAGGGCATTGTCAAATGCTCATTGGATAATTATGTAGATACTCACGTCAATCAAGCTCTTGGCCTTAAAAACATCTGCGATTTCATACGAGAGAATGTCTTCCTTAGTTCGACCAAGACCATCTACATGCACCCTTTGGACAATCACCTAAAAAATAAAGCCCTGATTATGCACCTATACGTTATTAAGATGTAAGAAACTAGTGGGTTAAAATTGGCTTAATGttgcatataaaaaaaacatacttctTTATTTTCGAGAACTTCTTGTTTGGCGTCATGCTCAGGCTCTGGCAAATCGATGTCATCTGCCTGGACACCGAGTTCAGGGCCATGCATTGGCATAGGGTCCAGAGACTGTCAGCAAAGTATGGTACAGCAAGAGGTTAAGATTCATCGTTCAGTCAATAATTCCAATACGATTATTAAGTTACAACTGCATGTGAGGTTACTTTAGAGCCGTTTTTTTTACGTTAAATCTCTTCCTCCACATTTCCCTTTAATGGTCTTTCAACACGCGCCTCAGCTAAGACAGGTGAGCAACGTAGGGTGTCGCTGCAACATAGCCTAATAGAGAGCATGATCGCCTTCAGAAAATTCGATTGATTCACAGATCTTGCTAGCTACTTAAATAAGACACAACGTCACCACTTTAGAGAACAGCTTAAACGTAGTTAAACATCAATTGTATATCTACTAGCACCCTTTGATTAATTCATTTTGTGAAGTTGAAGACAACGTTACGTTCGGCCTAGCTAGAAACTGACTGAGCAGAGATTTGTTTAGCTAAGCTAGCTACCCCTGCAATAATCAAAGGTCATGTAGTGGTCATTCCTTGACATTATTTTCATAGTCTTACCCGTGCGTGAACAGTTCCCATGTTTACTGATGCCGGTGCAAATGTCCCTTTACGAAAACCAATAAGAAAGTTAGAAGTGTAGTTGCCACAATATGGAAAGTCAATCCCCACTAACGGAGGCCGCCATGACAGTCGGCTAACACGCCCTTCTAACGCCTGATTGGCTAACTATTTCCAGCCATTGCAAACTGACTCACCCGCTGCAGTGGTAGTTGGTAATAAATAATTACatgaacaaacaaatacatccaTACATTAAAATTCTAAAAACAATAAAGTTAATTTAGAAAGTGTAAAGTGAAACAGTGGAAAGATTGTTTTCCCACATTCCTGTAATGAATTGTGAtctggtttttttcccccccaggtGCTTTCATATATTTGGAATATGTTTCAATAACACACTACAATAATAAATGACGATTAACATGGCAACAAATCACAAGAGCCCAGATTGCCTTAAAGCACTGGAGGTTTATTAAACACAGCTTTGGAGTCATTACAAAACAGCTGAGTACAAAACTAAATCTCTTTACTCCCGGGAA
Above is a genomic segment from Clupea harengus chromosome 3, Ch_v2.0.2, whole genome shotgun sequence containing:
- the samm50 gene encoding sorting and assembly machinery component 50 homolog A, producing the protein MGTVHARSLDPMPMHGPELGVQADDIDLPEPEHDAKQEVLENKEVIVQRVHVDGLGRTKEDILSYEIADVFKAKSLIDVMKKSHEARQKLLRMGIFRKVEVVIDTSQGADALPNGLDVTFEVKELRRMTGSYNTMVGNNEGSMVLGLKLPNAFGRAEKLTFQFSYGTKETSYGLSFFKPQPGNFERNFAVNLYKVTGQFPWSSLRETDRGISTEVSFPVWWTNHTLKWEGAWRELGCLARTASFAVREESGHSLKSSLSHAMVIDTRQSSILPKKGGLLKINQELAGYTGGDVSYLKEDFEIQLNRRLPWDSILSTSLWGGMLLPIGDKPTSIADRFYLGGPTSVRGFSMYSIGPQSEGDYLGGEAYWAGGVHLYTPLPFRPGRGGFGDLFRTHFFLNAGNLCNLNYGEGPRAHLKKLAECIRWSYGAGIVLRLGNIARLELNYCIPMGVQTGDRICDGVQFGAGIRFL